The window TGTATCAGCCACCACAACGCCTTCGCTGCGACGGCGTGCAATCAGTTCACCGGCTTCAAGTGCAATTGTGCGAGCAATGTCGAGAAGTTCTGTGGGGGAAACAGCCATGCTCCAAGATTACCTCACTCCAACATAAGGATTTCATATAACCTAAGTTATGATAGGTGTTATGAAATCCTCAGCTCCTCTGCTCTCCCCTATTTTGCGTTCTGATACGCAAGGGAGAATGCTCGCTGCCCTGATGCGCGATGCAGAAAAGGAACTTTCTCTTACTGAATTGGCAGCCCAATGCGATGTTGCCGTTCCAACCATTTTGCGCGACGTTGATCGACTTGTTGACGGGGGTTACGTCTCCGCACGTCGAGTCGGCAGAAACCGTCTTGTTCGCATCAACACAGAACACCCCATCTACGCCTCCCTGTGGAACGTGGTTATGTTCGGATACGGACCAGCCGCACTCCTTCCCGGCTTACTCAGTGATCTGCCTGGCATAGAACATGCCTATATCTATGGTTCGTGGGCAGCAAGATTCTTGGGTGAAAGTGGCGAAAGCCCCCGAGATATTGACGTGCTCATTGTCGGTGGCTCCGAATATGGTGACCTCTATGAGGTCGCACACAAGGCCTCTGCACTTGTCGGTCGAGAGGTCAACATCAACGTGATAACCCCCGAACGCTGGGCAAACCAGACAGATGGATTTGTTACCACAGTGAAAAGCCGACCTTTGCTGGAGTTGAATCTGGAGAAGTAGTGATTACCCACTGGAAGCAAGGACGAACCGAAATAGAAACAATGGTGAAGGCCGGCTACCTCCAGAAAGTATCGCCCGATCGTGAGCTTGCGGAACTCTTCCTAGAACATGCTCGGCTTCACCTCCACACCGCAACGCAAGTTCAAGCAACAGACCCCACTGGTAGTTTTCAGATTGCCTACGACGCAGCGAGAAAATCCTGCGCTGCACTTCTGGAAAATCAGGGTCTTCGCGCTACCAGTAAAGGTGGGCATCGCGCCGTCGAGGATGCCCTCCGAGCCCAGCTGGTTCCACCCCTGAAATCGCAACTCAACAATTTTGGCTGGATGCGCACACTGCGCAATGCTTCTGAATATCCGAGTTTTGATAATCCGACTGCTGACGCGTCGGATGCACGCACCGCCATCACCTACGCCAAGGAGCTTCTCGGACTAGCCGAAAAGCTCCTTGATGAAATGCCGGTGTTCTAGCCGGACCCGCTATGCCTGGAAGGCGAGAGTTCCGTCGATGTAGGTTTCGTTGACCACGATCTTGTCCCAGCTTTCTGGGTCAGAGGTCCAGGGGTTGCTATCCAGCACGGCGTAATCAGCACGCTTACCCACTTCAAGCGAGCCACGGTCATCAGCGTGGATCTGCCAGGCGGCATCTCTCGTGATTGCAGCAAGCGCTTGCGCTGGTGTTGCGCATTCAGCTGCGTTGAGAATAGAACCATCTGCCTGCAGACGACGCAATACTGCGGTCTGTGCGCTAAGCAGTGGGTGAACCTTGCTCACGTTGTAGTCGGAGTGCAGGCTGACGTTGATGCCGGCTTTGAGTGCCGAGGCAACGCGGTCGAGTCGGTTTGCACGTTCTGGACCGAGGATGGTGTCGCGGAACGCAGCACCCCAGTAGAGCACGTGGTTCATCAAGAAGGTGGCCGAGATACCAGCCTTAGCCGTGCGGGCAAGCTGGTCATCTGTCGTGACGGAGAAATGAACAAAGGAGTGACGCAGATCTGCGTTAGCGCTACCAGGAAGGATTTCTTCCATCGCTTCAAGTGCCATTTCAACCGCAGCGTCACCATTGGTGTGCACGTTGATCTGCCAGCCATCGTTGAGACCTGCACGGATTGCACCGCGGAGACCTTCGGGGGTCCAGTCGCCGTGACCGCCGTTGTCCTCACCCAGGTAGGGCTGCATGAAGTAGCCCGAACGACCCTGGTTAGATCCGTCGGCTACGACTTTCCACGCATCCGCACGAACCATTTCGTCACCACTGAACGGAGTGACTCCTGCGTCCTTCCAGGTTTGTGCAACCTGTTCAGGAGTCTTACCCTGCATGATGGCGAACTGAGCGGTAGACACACGAACGGGCAAACGCTTGGCGCTGTTGAGCTGGTGCAACATGGCCACTTCGCTCACTCCGGCAAGGCTGCCGGTGGCACCCTCACGCAGTGAGGTAACACCCTGCTTGGCACACTCATTCAAAATTTCGAGGATGCCAGCACCAATCTGAGCTGGTGTTGGCTTGGGCATAGCACCGAGCATCATCATCATGGCGGGAGCTTCACCGATAACACCAGTGAACTTTCCATTGGATCGACCGAAGTTGCCACCTGCTGGGTCTGGAGTGTCATAGGTCACGCCAGCTGCCGCAAATGCAGCGGAGTTGGCATAGAGGTAGTGCATGGATGCGTTCATCACCACAACAGGGTTGTTGGGGCAAGCTGCATCAAGAATGTCGAGGGTGAGGTCAGGCTCGCCTGGGTAGAGGCTGGGGTCAAACAGCTTGGCGTAGACAAACTGACCGGCAGGAGTCTGCGCAGCAGAGGCCTTGATCGCGGCCACAACATCATCGAACGTTGCACACACTTCGTGGGACACATCGGTCCAGGTGAGGTTCAGCAGTGAAGTCCAGATGTGCATGTGGGGCTCAATGAGGCCGGGAACAACAACACCTTCAGGCTTCACGGTCTTGGTGGAAGAGTCAACGAGTCCCTCAACATCTTTGAGCGCACCAATACCGATGATGGCGCCTCCCGAGATCGCCATCGCTTCGGCAAGTGGCGCAGCGGGGTTACCCGTTGCGATAATGCCCACAACCAGAATCTCGGCAGCTTGTCCAACCGAAAGACCTGCAGCGTGGTTAGCGGCGGTGACGGTTGTTCCAGCAGAGCTGAGTGCAGCGCCGAGGTGGTCTTGAGTGACGGGGTGTGCTGTGCAGCAACCTGCAGCCATGAGAGAACTCCTTCGTTTCGTTCGTCCTTCAACGTATCAGTGAATACTGAACGAATGGTCTACGGAATTCTTTTTCAATGATGAATACAAAGTATTAAACGAATTCCCCAACCATGCCGGCTTCTGATTGACTTAGCCCATGGTTAGACCAGCGCTCAAAGCAAACATCATGTTCTTTTCTTCCATCGTGTTTATGCTCGTGCCCACAATTCTGGTGGTCTTTGTGGGATGGCCAACAGCCGCTTCGTTGGCCATGCTTGCCGCCATGGGTGGACTGTTTTCCATGATCGGTTATCACGGGCGCGGCATGCTGCTCCTGATTATCGCAACAGGCGTCACCACTTTTGCTGCCTCATTTGTGAGTGAGAACCCCTGGGCATCCGCAGCACTGATGTTGCTGTGTGGTGCAGGTCTTGGTGCCGTCAACAAGTGGGGACTGTCGTTGTGGAACTTTATGTTCCCGGTCTTTGCTGCTGCTGTTATTGCCCAACCGCCCAAGGTTGCCTCTGGTGCACTCCCCAATGCCTTGCTCACCAGTGGAATTGCGATGGGGTCATTGATTCTCGCTGCGCTGCTCACCATGATTCTGGTGAAGGAACCTCGCCAGAAAGAGACCACGGTTTACCCGACCAAGGTCAACGTGATGTACGCCGTGAACCTCGGAGTGCTGCTGGCAGTGTCCGGATATTTCACCTCGATCTATCGCCACGAACAAATTGGTGTGTGGCTCACTCTCACCATCGTGATTATTTTGATCTATCCCTATGCAGGTCAGAGCACAAGCAGAGCAATTCAGCGAGCGGCTGGAACTATCCTGGGTTTCCTCATCGCTATCGGTGTGGGCGCCTCAGGACTTCCTGACTTCCTTTTTTATGCAACAGCATTCGTGTTCTTGGAGATTGCCCTCCTCATGCGCATCGCTCCCGGCAAGAAGTACTGGGAATACGTCATGTTCCTCACCCCTGGCGTGGTGTTGATCTCGGGCAAGCCCTCTGAGCTGACCGCTGTTTCTCACGATCGTCTCTATGCCACCATCATTGCGGCAGTTGCCTGCCTCATCGTTCTGGCTATTGAACGAGGACTGTTCTGGCGAGGCGGATTGAACAAAAAGCCTGAGGTTGTTGCTCACTAAGTAGGCGCATGAAAAAACGCCCCACATGGAGGCGTTCTTCCTTGTGTATCTGATTACTAGTTGATCGAGTCGATGACCTTGTTCAAGGTTGCGGAAGGACGCATGACCTTTTCGATCTTCACAGCATCTGGCTTGTAGTAGCCACCGATGTCAGCAGGCTTACCCTGAACGGCGATGAGCTCAGCAACGATGGTCTCTTCCTGGGAAGCAAGTGCTTCCGCAATCGGAGCAAAGATTGCTGCGAGTTCTGCATCATCGGTCTGTGTGGCCAATTCCTGTGCCCAGTAGAGGCCGAGGTAGAAATGGCTGCCACGGTTGTCGATGGTGCCGACCTTGCGACCGGGTGAACGGTCTTCTTCGAGGAAGGTTCCGGTAGCGCGGTCCAGGGTGGTGGAAAGCACGAGTGCCTTCTTGTTACCAGTGGTGTCGGAGAGGTGCTCAAGTGAGGCAGCAAGTGCGAAGAATTCACCGAGTGAATCCCAGCGCAGGAAGTTCTCTTCCACCAACTGCTGAACGTGCTTAGGAGCGGATCCACCTGCACCGGTTTCGAACAAGCCACCACCGTTAAGCAGAGGAACGATCGAGAGCATCTTGGCGCTGGTGCCCACCTCAAGGATGGGGAACAGGTCCGTGTTGTAGTCACGGAGCACGTTGCCGGTAACAGAGATGGTGTCGAGGCCCTGACGAATACGAGCCAGTGAGTACTTGGTTGCCTCGGCGGGAGCCATGATCTCAATGGTGAGACCGGAGGTGTCGTGATCCTTCAGGTAGGTCTTGACCTTGGCAATAATCTGAGCGTCGTGTGCACGCTTCTCGTCCAGCCAGAAGACAGCAGGAGTTTTGCTTGCGCGCGCACGGGTCACAGCAAGCTTGACCCAGTCACGAATAGGAACATCCTTAGCCTGAGTAGCGCGCCAAATGTCTCCCTTGTGCACGTTGTGGGAGATGAGAACGTCTCCCGCAGAGTTGACGATGTCGACGCGGCCGTCAGCAGCGATCTCGAAGGTCTTGTCGTGGCTACCGTATTCCTCTGCTGCCTGAGCCATGAGGCCCACGTTAGGAACGGTGCCGATGGTTGCAGGATCAAGAGGACCATTTGCAATAACGTCTTCGATGGTTGCCTGGTAGACACCTGCGTAGGAAGAGTCTGGAATCACTGCGAGAGTGTCGTCTTCGCCACCATCAACACCCCACAGCTTGCCGCCGTTTCGAACGAGGGCAGGCATGGATGCGTCCACGATCACATCGGAAGGAACGTGCAGGTTGGTGATGCCCTTGTCGCTGTTGGTATAGCTCAGGCGAGGACCTGCTGCGATTGCTGCGCTGAAGTCAGCAGCAATCTGCTCACCTCCGACAACATCGCTCAGACCAGCCAGGATCGAACCCAAACCATCGTTGGGAGTGAGCCCTGCAGCTTCAAGCGCAGCTCCGTGCTTGTCGAATACGTCTGCAAAGAAAGCCTTTACGACGTGACCGAAGATGATGGGATCGCTGACCTTCATCATGGTGGCCTTGAGGTGGACGGAGTAGAGAACGTTGTCCGCCTTGGCCTGCTTGAGAGTCTCTGCCAGGAATGCGTCCAGAGCAGAGGCGGACAGGAAGGTGGCGTCCACGATCTCACCATCAAGAACTGCAAGTCCTGACTTGAGAACAGTCTCAGTACCGTCTGCAGCTGTGAAACGAATGCTGAGGGTGTCCGCGGCGGGAATAACTACTGACTTCTCGTTGGAGAAGAAGTCATCGTGGCCCATAGTTGCAACGCGGGTCTTGGAACCAGCTGCGAAGGGCTTGTTGACGTGAGGGTGCTTGCGAGCGTATGCCTTCACCGAGAGAGGTGCGCGACGGTCGCTGTTTCCTTCACGGAGAACAGGGTTTACTGCCGAGCCCTTGATGCGGTCATATCGAGCACGTGCTTCGCGCTCTTCGTCAGTGGAAGCATCCTCGGGGTAGTCAGGAACGTCGTAGCCTGCTGCCTGGAGTTCAGCGATTGCTGCCTTGAGCTGAGGGATTGAAGCCGAGATGTTGGGAAGCTTGATGATGTTGGCTTCTGGCTTGGTCGCCAGCTGGCCGAGTTCCTTGAGTGCGTCGGAGACCTTCTGGTCTTCCTTGAGGCGCTCAGGGAATGCAGAGAGAATGCGACCAGAGAGCGAAATATCGCGAGTTTCGATGGAAACGTCAGCAGCCTTCGCGTATGCCTGAACAGTCGGCAGGAAAGAGGCTGTAGCTAGCGCAGGGGCCTCATCAGTGTGGGTGTAGACAATGGTCGAATCGTTCACGTGCTTGCCATTCTTTATAAGGTCAGGGCTTGAAAAATCTTTGACCAGTCTACCCAAAAGTATCTTGATATCGAGCTATTTTTGTTCCGTTAGATTTTGCGTGAAAGGTTTAGTCCATCAAGTATTTACCGTAGATATCAGGAACTCCACAAAGTCAGGCCAAATAACCTCAGCTCTATATTCTTCTGGAACCTGTGCTATTTCATTCGCACCAGCCCCTGCCCCGGTCATCCACATAGTGGGGCCAACTATTGACCATTGCACACGTTCTGCTTTTCTAACAGGGTCAGGTTTGGACTCGAGGATAAACCGTGTTGGGATAGCTTCAGCTGAGAGGTTTATCTCAGAGATTGAACCCACATTCACATCCTCAATGAGAACTGCTGTCACTGCTACGGCATAAGTAATTACCCTCGCCAATTCACCCGGATGACGGGTATCGAGCTCAGCGGTTACTCTCTCAGAGACATGTGGCAAATGAGCTAACCCGATGACGGATCCGAACTTTACAGCTCGCTCCAGCTGTGCATTGAGGAGATTTCGAAGTCGCTCCTCTGGTGAAGAAGCGGGTTGTGAAACCCCTGTAAAAATTGATTCTTCCCAAAGGCGATGTGCAAGTACAAAAACCTCCGCCACCAGTGCATCAAATGAACCGAAGTGATAGTTGACTGCTGAAGGGTCTAACTCGAGTAAATCACAAAGCCAACGAGCATTGACATCTAAAATTCCCCGCCTGGAAATCTCAGAAAATGCGAGGTAAAGCAACTTTTCTCGCGTTGCGGAACTCTCTACAAGGCCAAATTGAGTCCAGTATTCCTGGTTGAGGACAGGAGATAGGCTCGTCGATTCTTTCTTTGCCCTCACCACGATATTCCCCCTTGTTTCACCGCTGCGAATCTGTTTCTAAAGTACACGGGCGTTAAGAATCATGTTTGCCTAATGAGGTTTTGAAATGACTTGGGAGTTGGTCAATTGCATTATCCCAATTGTATTGGGTATGGTCGTTTCATCTGTCCAATATAATTGGAGTTACAAATGAGCTTGAGAATCCCAACGGTTCAAAATATTCGCCGCAAAGCCTCTGTGGTTTTCGCTTCCGTAGCCTTAATCGTTCTGTTCCCTTTGAGCGCGAGTGCATCAACCACCTCGTGGAGCACTCCAACCGACATATCTTCAACCGGCGGTAGCTCCTATGAGCCCCAGGTCGCGACAGATCCCAATGGAAACACAACCGTTGTTTGGTATCGCTACAACGGAAGCAACTTTCTTGTTCAATCGGCAAGTAAGACTCTTGGTGGCGCCTGGAGTGCGGTGTCCACGCTTTCTGCCGCCGGTGCGGATGCTTGGGAGCCCAAGATCACCACCGATGCCGCAGGTAATGTAACTGCCATTTGGTATAGAAACGACACTATTCAAACAGCCTACAAACCAGCTGGCGGCAGTTGGAGTGCAGTTACAGACCTAACCGTTGGTCCTACATCCAACACTCACTCCGCATCCGTCACAGCCGACCCCAACGGAAATCTCGCAGCCATTTGGATTCAAGATGGCAAAACTCAGGTGGCAATTAAGCCCTGGGGAGGAAGCTGGGGTGCTGCTACAGAAC of the Aurantimicrobium photophilum genome contains:
- a CDS encoding amidohydrolase; its protein translation is MAAGCCTAHPVTQDHLGAALSSAGTTVTAANHAAGLSVGQAAEILVVGIIATGNPAAPLAEAMAISGGAIIGIGALKDVEGLVDSSTKTVKPEGVVVPGLIEPHMHIWTSLLNLTWTDVSHEVCATFDDVVAAIKASAAQTPAGQFVYAKLFDPSLYPGEPDLTLDILDAACPNNPVVVMNASMHYLYANSAAFAAAGVTYDTPDPAGGNFGRSNGKFTGVIGEAPAMMMMLGAMPKPTPAQIGAGILEILNECAKQGVTSLREGATGSLAGVSEVAMLHQLNSAKRLPVRVSTAQFAIMQGKTPEQVAQTWKDAGVTPFSGDEMVRADAWKVVADGSNQGRSGYFMQPYLGEDNGGHGDWTPEGLRGAIRAGLNDGWQINVHTNGDAAVEMALEAMEEILPGSANADLRHSFVHFSVTTDDQLARTAKAGISATFLMNHVLYWGAAFRDTILGPERANRLDRVASALKAGINVSLHSDYNVSKVHPLLSAQTAVLRRLQADGSILNAAECATPAQALAAITRDAAWQIHADDRGSLEVGKRADYAVLDSNPWTSDPESWDKIVVNETYIDGTLAFQA
- a CDS encoding TetR/AcrR family transcriptional regulator, whose translation is MVRAKKESTSLSPVLNQEYWTQFGLVESSATREKLLYLAFSEISRRGILDVNARWLCDLLELDPSAVNYHFGSFDALVAEVFVLAHRLWEESIFTGVSQPASSPEERLRNLLNAQLERAVKFGSVIGLAHLPHVSERVTAELDTRHPGELARVITYAVAVTAVLIEDVNVGSISEINLSAEAIPTRFILESKPDPVRKAERVQWSIVGPTMWMTGAGAGANEIAQVPEEYRAEVIWPDFVEFLISTVNT
- a CDS encoding MarR family transcriptional regulator, coding for MKSSAPLLSPILRSDTQGRMLAALMRDAEKELSLTELAAQCDVAVPTILRDVDRLVDGGYVSARRVGRNRLVRINTEHPIYASLWNVVMFGYGPAALLPGLLSDLPGIEHAYIYGSWAARFLGESGESPRDIDVLIVGGSEYGDLYEVAHKASALVGREVNINVITPERWANQTDGFVTTVKSRPLLELNLEK
- a CDS encoding FUSC family protein, whose product is MVRPALKANIMFFSSIVFMLVPTILVVFVGWPTAASLAMLAAMGGLFSMIGYHGRGMLLLIIATGVTTFAASFVSENPWASAALMLLCGAGLGAVNKWGLSLWNFMFPVFAAAVIAQPPKVASGALPNALLTSGIAMGSLILAALLTMILVKEPRQKETTVYPTKVNVMYAVNLGVLLAVSGYFTSIYRHEQIGVWLTLTIVIILIYPYAGQSTSRAIQRAAGTILGFLIAIGVGASGLPDFLFYATAFVFLEIALLMRIAPGKKYWEYVMFLTPGVVLISGKPSELTAVSHDRLYATIIAAVACLIVLAIERGLFWRGGLNKKPEVVAH
- a CDS encoding NADP-dependent isocitrate dehydrogenase produces the protein MNDSTIVYTHTDEAPALATASFLPTVQAYAKAADVSIETRDISLSGRILSAFPERLKEDQKVSDALKELGQLATKPEANIIKLPNISASIPQLKAAIAELQAAGYDVPDYPEDASTDEEREARARYDRIKGSAVNPVLREGNSDRRAPLSVKAYARKHPHVNKPFAAGSKTRVATMGHDDFFSNEKSVVIPAADTLSIRFTAADGTETVLKSGLAVLDGEIVDATFLSASALDAFLAETLKQAKADNVLYSVHLKATMMKVSDPIIFGHVVKAFFADVFDKHGAALEAAGLTPNDGLGSILAGLSDVVGGEQIAADFSAAIAAGPRLSYTNSDKGITNLHVPSDVIVDASMPALVRNGGKLWGVDGGEDDTLAVIPDSSYAGVYQATIEDVIANGPLDPATIGTVPNVGLMAQAAEEYGSHDKTFEIAADGRVDIVNSAGDVLISHNVHKGDIWRATQAKDVPIRDWVKLAVTRARASKTPAVFWLDEKRAHDAQIIAKVKTYLKDHDTSGLTIEIMAPAEATKYSLARIRQGLDTISVTGNVLRDYNTDLFPILEVGTSAKMLSIVPLLNGGGLFETGAGGSAPKHVQQLVEENFLRWDSLGEFFALAASLEHLSDTTGNKKALVLSTTLDRATGTFLEEDRSPGRKVGTIDNRGSHFYLGLYWAQELATQTDDAELAAIFAPIAEALASQEETIVAELIAVQGKPADIGGYYKPDAVKIEKVMRPSATLNKVIDSIN
- a CDS encoding HEPN domain-containing protein, with translation MITHWKQGRTEIETMVKAGYLQKVSPDRELAELFLEHARLHLHTATQVQATDPTGSFQIAYDAARKSCAALLENQGLRATSKGGHRAVEDALRAQLVPPLKSQLNNFGWMRTLRNASEYPSFDNPTADASDARTAITYAKELLGLAEKLLDEMPVF